The Polaribacter tangerinus genome has a segment encoding these proteins:
- a CDS encoding DUF885 domain-containing protein yields MKSSFFYFFIFFIICISCKEPSSKKVLEAVISKYEQKQNYDFDKTVSVENTIKFYQLEADFAKELIKEIKAIKEEELSETDKISKELLLFSLQDKIDQFKYKMFLNPITNEVAFHLNLANMGTTVFKNSDDIQNYFIKLENLNKSIDYNINLLRAGVKAKVSQPKAVFSNYKYTYDTHIVDDVTKSAFFKPFLKLPKSISENERMAILKKAKKSVQKNVVEKYQQIKDFFEQEYFKNTREAIGVDKTPNGAQFYQNRINFYTTSNQYTADDIHKIGLQEVARIKLEMQKIIDSLHFKGSFADFITFLRTDQQFYPKTAKELLRFARDISKRIDAELPKYFKTLPRKPYGVVPVPAAIAPNYTGGRYSGTKNPLKAGFYWVNTYNLPSRTLYTIPALTAHEAVPGHHLQISLNNELSPEKIPAFRRNLYLSAFGEGWGLYAETLAEEMGIYTTPYELFGKYTYEMWRACRLVVDTGIHAKGWSRQQVIDYMAANTALSLHEVTTETDRYISWPGQAISYKIGEIKIRELRAKAEKILKDKFSIRDFHEVILSEGTVTLAIMESRVNNYIDEKLHE; encoded by the coding sequence ATGAAATCTTCTTTTTTCTATTTTTTTATCTTTTTTATTATTTGTATTTCTTGTAAAGAACCGTCATCAAAAAAAGTATTAGAAGCTGTTATTTCTAAATACGAACAAAAACAAAACTACGATTTTGATAAAACAGTATCCGTAGAAAATACCATTAAATTTTACCAATTAGAAGCCGATTTTGCAAAAGAATTAATAAAGGAAATAAAAGCTATAAAGGAAGAAGAGCTCTCTGAAACTGATAAAATTTCTAAAGAACTTTTATTATTTTCTCTACAAGATAAAATAGATCAATTTAAGTATAAAATGTTTCTAAATCCAATAACAAATGAAGTTGCTTTTCATTTAAATTTGGCTAATATGGGAACAACTGTTTTTAAAAATTCTGATGATATACAAAACTATTTTATAAAATTAGAAAATTTAAATAAATCAATAGACTATAATATAAATTTACTTAGAGCAGGTGTAAAAGCAAAAGTTTCTCAACCAAAAGCAGTGTTTAGCAATTATAAATATACCTATGATACTCATATTGTAGACGATGTAACTAAGAGTGCTTTTTTTAAACCATTTTTAAAATTACCTAAATCTATATCAGAGAATGAAAGAATGGCTATTTTAAAGAAGGCAAAAAAGAGCGTACAGAAAAATGTTGTAGAAAAATATCAACAAATAAAAGACTTTTTCGAACAGGAGTATTTTAAAAATACCAGAGAGGCAATTGGTGTAGATAAAACTCCTAATGGAGCACAATTTTACCAGAACAGGATAAATTTTTACACCACAAGTAATCAATATACGGCAGATGATATTCATAAAATAGGACTTCAGGAAGTTGCTCGAATTAAGTTAGAAATGCAAAAAATAATAGATAGCCTTCATTTTAAAGGTTCATTTGCAGATTTTATTACATTTTTAAGAACAGACCAACAATTTTATCCGAAAACGGCTAAAGAGTTATTAAGATTTGCAAGAGATATTTCTAAGCGGATAGATGCAGAACTGCCAAAATATTTTAAAACCCTACCCAGAAAACCTTATGGTGTAGTTCCTGTACCTGCAGCAATTGCACCTAATTACACAGGAGGTAGGTACTCTGGAACAAAAAATCCTTTAAAAGCTGGGTTTTATTGGGTAAACACTTACAATCTACCAAGTAGAACTTTATACACAATACCCGCTTTAACTGCGCACGAGGCCGTACCAGGGCATCATTTACAAATTTCTTTAAATAATGAGCTATCTCCAGAAAAAATTCCTGCTTTCAGAAGAAACTTATATTTATCGGCTTTTGGAGAGGGTTGGGGCTTATATGCCGAAACTTTGGCAGAAGAAATGGGAATTTATACAACTCCTTACGAACTTTTTGGAAAGTATACCTACGAAATGTGGAGAGCTTGTAGGTTGGTAGTAGATACTGGTATTCATGCAAAAGGCTGGTCTAGGCAGCAGGTTATCGATTACATGGCGGCAAATACAGCATTATCGCTACATGAGGTTACCACAGAAACAGATAGATATATTTCTTGGCCTGGTCAGGCAATTTCTTATAAAATAGGGGAAATTAAAATCCGTGAATTAAGGGCCAAAGCAGAAAAAATACTAAAAGATAAATTTAGTATAAGAGATTTTCATGAAGTTATTTTATCTGAAGGTACTGTTACCTTGGCTATTATGGAAAGTCGAGTAAATAATTATATTGACGAGAAGTTACATGAGTAG
- a CDS encoding aldehyde dehydrogenase (NADP(+)) produces MITGKNYIGNRISAKGTITYKTFNPELHQENSTLFTEASSTEIEEAVNLASSAFKEYSKISGEKKAAFLNEIASQILLLDTLLIDTYCSETGLPEGRAIGERGRTVGQLKAFANLVKEGSWVEATIDTADSNRKPLPKPDLRKFNFPLGPVVVFGASNFPLAYSTAGGDTAAALAAGCPVIVKSHPMHAGTGELVASAIQKAAKIIGMPNGVFSNLNSKGIEVGQQLVTNPGVKAVGFTGSIKAGRALYNLAATREEPIPVFAEMGSINPVVLLPEALRKNAKSIANTYASSITLGTGQFCTNPGLILGVKSEGLQTFINSLSDDILKINPSVMLHPNIKEGYLKNKENVTSQKGVVVQADLTEVLKTNYAPQSVVSVKGVDFLKNTTLHLEVFGPFSMVVECETISELETIILQLEGQLTGTIIAADEELEQYFTIVNALQTRVGRIIFNGVPTGVEVCESMVHGGPYPASTDSRFTAVGIGSIKRWVRPFSFQDWPNSMLPKALQNNNPLGILRTINGKKTTDQIIS; encoded by the coding sequence ATGATAACAGGAAAAAATTATATTGGCAACAGAATTTCAGCAAAAGGAACCATCACTTATAAAACCTTTAACCCAGAGCTACATCAAGAAAATAGTACGTTGTTTACCGAAGCATCATCTACAGAAATAGAAGAAGCGGTAAACTTAGCAAGTTCAGCTTTTAAAGAATATAGTAAAATTTCAGGTGAAAAAAAAGCTGCTTTTCTGAACGAAATAGCGTCTCAAATTTTATTATTAGACACATTATTAATTGATACATATTGTTCAGAAACTGGATTGCCAGAAGGAAGAGCCATCGGAGAAAGAGGAAGAACAGTAGGTCAATTAAAAGCTTTCGCAAATTTGGTAAAGGAAGGTTCTTGGGTTGAGGCTACAATAGATACTGCAGATTCTAATAGAAAGCCATTACCGAAGCCAGACCTAAGAAAGTTTAATTTTCCACTAGGGCCAGTAGTTGTTTTTGGAGCTAGTAATTTTCCGTTAGCATACTCTACCGCAGGAGGCGATACTGCTGCTGCACTAGCTGCTGGATGCCCTGTAATTGTAAAGTCACATCCTATGCACGCAGGTACGGGAGAGTTAGTAGCCTCTGCAATTCAAAAGGCTGCAAAAATAATAGGAATGCCAAATGGTGTTTTTTCAAACTTAAACTCCAAAGGAATTGAAGTAGGTCAACAATTGGTTACAAACCCAGGTGTTAAAGCAGTCGGATTTACAGGAAGTATAAAAGCAGGTCGTGCCTTATATAATTTAGCAGCCACTAGAGAAGAACCAATTCCTGTTTTTGCAGAAATGGGTAGTATAAATCCGGTAGTGCTTCTGCCTGAGGCATTGCGTAAAAATGCTAAAAGTATAGCAAATACTTATGCGAGTTCAATTACATTGGGAACAGGTCAGTTTTGTACCAATCCAGGGTTAATTTTAGGAGTTAAATCAGAAGGTTTACAAACGTTTATAAATTCATTATCGGATGATATTTTAAAAATTAATCCATCTGTAATGTTGCATCCGAACATTAAAGAAGGCTACTTAAAGAATAAAGAAAATGTTACTTCTCAAAAAGGTGTTGTTGTTCAAGCTGATTTAACAGAGGTATTAAAAACTAACTACGCACCACAATCGGTGGTCAGTGTAAAAGGAGTAGATTTCCTTAAAAATACGACGCTACATCTTGAGGTTTTTGGTCCATTTTCGATGGTTGTAGAATGTGAAACCATCTCTGAGCTAGAAACAATTATTTTACAATTAGAAGGGCAGCTTACAGGAACTATAATTGCTGCAGATGAAGAGTTAGAACAATACTTTACTATTGTAAATGCTTTACAAACTCGTGTTGGAAGAATTATTTTTAATGGTGTACCAACCGGTGTAGAAGTTTGTGAGTCTATGGTGCATGGTGGTCCATATCCTGCCTCTACCGATAGCAGGTTTACAGCTGTTGGTATTGGTTCTATTAAGCGTTGGGTTAGACCTTTTAGTTTCCAAGATTGGCCAAATAGTATGCTTCCAAAAGCATTACAAAATAATAATCCGTTGGGTATATTAAGAACTATCAATGGTAAAAAAACCACAGATCAAATTATTAGCTAG
- a CDS encoding dihydrodipicolinate synthase family protein → MSIQWKGVMPAITTQFTPDDTLDLDMFKVNIQAQLDAGVHGLVLGGTLGEASTLSEEEGRKLTKETVAFVAGKVPVLMNIAEQTTKGAIALAKAAEADGASGLMMLPPMRYNASDAEVVTYFKEVANSTKLPIMIYNNPIDYKLLVTLDMFQELLADCPNIQAVKESTRDTTNITRIKNRFGDRLAIMTGVDTLALESLVLGADGWVAGLVDAFPAETVAIYELVKAGKITEAISIYRWFMPLLELDIHPKLVQYIKLASKHTGIGSEYVRAPRLILEGEERARIEKTIIDALAVRPKLPDYKNL, encoded by the coding sequence ATGAGTATTCAATGGAAAGGAGTTATGCCAGCCATAACCACACAATTTACACCCGATGACACGTTAGATTTAGACATGTTTAAAGTAAACATCCAAGCACAATTAGACGCTGGAGTTCATGGTTTAGTTTTAGGAGGTACCTTAGGTGAGGCTAGTACATTATCTGAAGAAGAAGGCAGGAAGTTAACTAAAGAAACAGTTGCTTTTGTAGCTGGTAAAGTTCCAGTTTTAATGAATATTGCAGAGCAAACTACCAAAGGAGCCATAGCGTTAGCAAAAGCAGCCGAAGCAGATGGAGCCTCTGGTTTAATGATGTTACCACCAATGCGTTATAATGCAAGTGATGCAGAGGTTGTTACTTATTTTAAAGAAGTAGCAAATAGTACTAAATTACCAATTATGATATATAACAACCCTATTGATTATAAATTATTGGTAACCTTAGACATGTTTCAAGAACTATTGGCAGATTGCCCAAATATTCAGGCAGTAAAAGAGTCTACTAGAGATACCACAAATATTACACGAATCAAAAATCGATTCGGAGACAGATTGGCAATTATGACGGGTGTAGATACACTTGCGCTCGAAAGTTTAGTGTTGGGAGCAGATGGTTGGGTAGCTGGTTTAGTAGATGCTTTTCCTGCAGAAACCGTAGCAATTTACGAGTTGGTAAAAGCAGGTAAAATTACCGAAGCTATCTCTATATACAGATGGTTTATGCCACTTTTAGAGTTAGATATTCATCCGAAATTAGTTCAGTATATAAAATTAGCATCTAAACATACTGGTATTGGTTCTGAGTACGTTAGAGCCCCAAGATTAATTTTAGAGGGAGAAGAGAGAGCACGTATAGAAAAAACTATAATAGACGCTTTAGCAGTTAGACCAAAGCTACCAGATTATAAGAATTTATAG
- a CDS encoding AraC family transcriptional regulator, producing the protein MKVLPFQIPKPENSALIVQEDIEFEFYNKLHQHDEIQISYVVKGEGTILVGDTINNFNTGDLIVLGNNLPHVFKSIENRKEKSHMITLFFTKQSFGNHFFDLKELSESSSFFNQAKHGFKISKTKKEIVLLFDKIKKASKLERFILFLELLLQLTKTSSKSLSSFIYEKKYTQIEGKRMRAIFDYTLKNYSDPISLDNIADVASMTKNAFCKYFKKRTNKTYFRFLNEIRIAHACKIIAQEKETTLAEISFVCGFRNVSNFNRQFKAIKNCSPSYYRKK; encoded by the coding sequence ATGAAGGTACTACCATTTCAGATTCCAAAACCAGAAAACAGCGCACTAATAGTTCAAGAGGATATTGAGTTTGAGTTTTACAATAAATTACATCAACATGATGAAATTCAAATTAGTTATGTAGTAAAAGGAGAGGGAACAATACTTGTTGGTGATACTATAAATAATTTTAATACTGGAGATTTAATTGTTCTTGGAAACAATTTACCTCATGTTTTTAAAAGCATTGAAAATAGAAAAGAAAAATCGCATATGATTACCTTATTTTTTACCAAACAATCATTTGGTAATCATTTTTTTGATTTGAAAGAGTTAAGTGAAAGTAGCTCATTTTTTAACCAAGCAAAACATGGTTTTAAAATTTCTAAAACTAAAAAAGAAATAGTTCTTTTATTTGATAAAATTAAAAAAGCCAGTAAACTAGAGCGTTTTATTCTTTTCTTAGAGCTTCTATTACAATTAACAAAAACGTCATCGAAAAGTCTATCCTCTTTTATTTATGAAAAAAAATATACGCAAATAGAGGGAAAAAGAATGCGGGCTATTTTCGATTACACACTAAAAAACTACAGTGACCCAATTAGTCTTGATAATATTGCAGATGTAGCTTCTATGACTAAAAATGCATTTTGTAAATATTTTAAAAAAAGGACTAATAAAACTTATTTTCGTTTTTTAAATGAAATTAGAATTGCACATGCATGTAAAATTATTGCTCAAGAAAAGGAAACCACTTTAGCAGAAATTTCATTTGTATGTGGCTTTAGAAATGTTTCTAATTTTAATAGACAATTTAAAGCTATTAAAAATTGTAGCCCCAGTTATTACAGAAAGAAATAG
- the aroC gene encoding chorismate synthase codes for MSFNTFGNLLKVTTYGESHGTAIGGVIDGFPAGLTINFNAIQEELNRRKPGQSKIVTQRKEPDTVEFLSGIFEGKTTGTSIGFIIKNTNQKSKDYNHNTNVYRPSHADFTYDKKFGIRDYKGGGRSSARETANWVVAGALAKQLISHININAFTSSVGDIFIDKPYQELDFSKTDTNIVRCPDKLSAEKMITKIKEIRKAGDTIGGTITCVANNMPVGLGEPIFNKLHAELGKAMLSINAVKGFEFGSGFCGARMKGSEHNDVFNSNGTTQTNLSGGIQGGISNGMDIYFRVAFKPVATIMSSQQTINSDNEVTEITGKGRHDPCVVPRAVPIVEAMTALVLADFWLLNKTRKI; via the coding sequence ATGTCGTTTAATACGTTTGGTAATTTATTAAAAGTTACTACTTATGGTGAATCTCACGGAACTGCAATTGGTGGAGTTATTGATGGTTTTCCTGCAGGTCTCACCATTAATTTTAATGCTATTCAGGAAGAACTTAACAGGCGTAAACCTGGTCAATCTAAAATAGTTACTCAGCGTAAAGAACCAGATACCGTAGAATTCCTTTCAGGAATTTTTGAAGGTAAAACTACTGGAACTTCTATTGGGTTTATTATTAAAAATACCAACCAAAAATCTAAAGACTATAACCATAACACTAATGTTTATAGACCTTCTCACGCAGATTTTACCTATGATAAAAAGTTTGGAATAAGAGACTACAAAGGTGGTGGAAGAAGTTCTGCTCGTGAAACTGCCAATTGGGTGGTTGCTGGAGCTTTGGCCAAACAACTTATTTCTCATATAAATATTAATGCGTTTACATCTTCTGTTGGAGATATTTTTATAGACAAACCTTATCAAGAATTAGATTTTTCTAAAACTGATACTAATATTGTTCGTTGTCCTGATAAATTGTCTGCAGAAAAAATGATTACGAAAATTAAAGAAATTAGAAAAGCTGGAGACACCATTGGAGGAACAATTACTTGTGTTGCTAATAATATGCCTGTCGGTCTTGGAGAACCTATTTTTAATAAATTACATGCAGAGCTTGGTAAAGCAATGCTATCTATAAACGCTGTAAAAGGTTTCGAGTTTGGGAGTGGTTTTTGTGGTGCACGAATGAAAGGTTCGGAACACAATGATGTTTTTAATTCGAACGGTACAACACAAACAAACTTATCTGGTGGGATACAAGGAGGTATTAGTAATGGAATGGATATTTATTTTAGAGTTGCCTTTAAACCTGTGGCAACCATTATGAGTTCTCAACAAACCATAAACTCAGATAATGAAGTTACAGAAATTACAGGAAAAGGTAGGCACGATCCTTGTGTGGTACCAAGAGCTGTTCCCATTGTAGAGGCAATGACAGCTTTAGTATTAGCAGATTTTTGGCTACTTAATAAAACTCGAAAAATATAA
- a CDS encoding DUF3467 domain-containing protein, with protein MEENQNKDGQLNIELDQEVAEGTYSNLAIINHSVSEFIVDFINIMPGVPKAKVKSRIILTPQHAKRLTKALADNVRKFEEIHGEIKDYEQPTIPMNFGPTGKA; from the coding sequence ATGGAAGAAAATCAAAACAAAGATGGTCAATTAAATATTGAACTAGACCAAGAAGTTGCAGAGGGTACATACTCTAATTTGGCCATTATTAATCACTCAGTATCAGAATTTATTGTAGATTTTATAAATATTATGCCTGGTGTGCCAAAAGCAAAAGTGAAGTCTAGAATTATTTTAACTCCTCAACACGCAAAAAGATTAACCAAAGCATTGGCAGATAATGTGAGAAAGTTTGAAGAAATTCACGGAGAAATTAAAGATTACGAACAACCTACAATTCCAATGAATTTCGGACCTACGGGAAAAGCGTAA